One segment of Acidianus sp. HS-5 DNA contains the following:
- the cobB gene encoding NAD-dependent protein deacetylase — MDKVVELLLSSTYAIAFTGAGISTASGIPDFRGKEGLWKKYSPEIASIDYFRRDPKGFWEFYSTRMRGLFNAKPNEAHYALARLEKMGLIKYVITQNIDGLHQKAGSTNVIELHGTMQKSYCSSCFRQYDSREVLKMIDRGNLPPKCSCGGVIRPDVVLFGEAVKDIDFAVRIAYESDLVLVVGSSLTVYPANLIPQIVKEERGGSLIIINADETPLDGEADVIIREPIEIALPRIVEKIEEKIKQ; from the coding sequence ATGGACAAGGTAGTTGAACTTCTCTTATCTTCAACTTATGCAATAGCCTTTACTGGAGCTGGAATAAGTACTGCCTCAGGAATTCCTGACTTTAGGGGTAAGGAAGGTCTATGGAAGAAATACTCTCCTGAGATTGCATCTATAGACTATTTTAGGAGAGATCCGAAAGGATTCTGGGAATTTTACTCAACCAGAATGAGGGGACTTTTTAATGCAAAACCTAATGAGGCTCACTATGCCCTCGCAAGGCTGGAAAAAATGGGTTTAATAAAATACGTAATAACTCAGAACATTGATGGCCTTCATCAAAAGGCAGGCTCTACGAATGTTATTGAACTTCACGGCACTATGCAGAAGTCCTACTGTTCATCGTGCTTTAGGCAGTACGATTCTAGAGAAGTACTGAAAATGATAGATAGGGGAAACTTACCTCCTAAATGCTCCTGCGGTGGGGTAATTAGGCCTGACGTAGTACTTTTCGGTGAAGCAGTAAAGGACATTGATTTTGCGGTCAGGATTGCTTATGAGTCAGACCTAGTGCTAGTTGTCGGCTCTTCACTTACAGTTTACCCTGCAAATTTGATTCCTCAGATAGTAAAAGAGGAGAGAGGGGGTTCACTTATTATTATTAATGCTGACGAGACCCCTTTAGATGGAGAGGCTGATGTTATTATTAGGGAACCCATTGAGATTGCTCTACCTAGGATTGTTGAGAAAATTGAGGAGAAAATCAAACAGTAG
- a CDS encoding DUF973 family protein — translation MSFQSDVIGLQKLKDASLWFIVVTILSFIGEINSTLALVFAIVDLAILFAVALPKLKDAFRTLASTGKDVSKGLTGINLIIPAIIIELLGGLIAIMGLLSVSPGLLLLGGGIALIAAVILFIAYLLIGLVIYSLGNFYNIDMLKIGGILIIIPFISFIGWILTYVGVDDAIRRAGGVIPQAPTFQPQVYQVGIGVIRVDGTANITLYSSTVVGIVSASIDNTLYNTVDITPKTLMVGNNQVTMRFIGVTGLIPGNNYYLTIYLSNGSSIKAMVTCTAT, via the coding sequence ATGAGCTTTCAAAGTGACGTAATTGGGTTACAGAAATTAAAGGATGCTTCTCTGTGGTTTATAGTTGTTACCATACTATCTTTTATAGGAGAAATTAATAGTACACTTGCGTTAGTATTCGCAATAGTTGATTTGGCAATCCTTTTTGCAGTAGCATTACCTAAACTTAAAGATGCTTTCCGAACTTTAGCCTCAACCGGAAAGGACGTGTCAAAAGGACTTACTGGAATAAATCTAATTATTCCTGCGATAATTATTGAACTATTAGGAGGATTAATAGCAATTATGGGATTATTATCTGTTAGTCCTGGATTACTACTACTAGGTGGGGGAATTGCATTAATAGCAGCAGTAATACTATTTATAGCTTACCTACTCATAGGTTTAGTAATTTACAGTTTAGGTAACTTTTACAACATTGATATGCTTAAGATAGGCGGGATATTAATAATTATCCCGTTCATCTCCTTTATTGGTTGGATATTAACATATGTTGGAGTCGATGATGCCATTAGGAGGGCAGGAGGTGTAATTCCTCAAGCTCCAACCTTTCAACCGCAAGTTTATCAAGTAGGTATCGGAGTAATAAGAGTTGACGGAACTGCTAATATTACCCTTTACTCATCAACTGTTGTAGGCATAGTAAGCGCGTCAATAGATAATACATTATATAATACAGTGGATATTACACCTAAAACTTTGATGGTGGGAAATAATCAAGTAACCATGAGATTTATAGGAGTAACTGGACTAATTCCAGGAAATAATTATTACTTGACAATTTATTTATCTAATGGAAGTAGTATTAAGGCAATGGTAACTTGTACTGCGACATGA
- a CDS encoding serine/threonine-protein kinase, whose protein sequence is MNGYNDNKAIASALFGIFLYLWTASISLALPVHDSSNLLIIYAITWFVALTMFFFIDISPRMFKSLVYIFLITYLYPIIYVFFTEPGLTYFAAVVTAYFSILGIIPGLLLMYSGKRERMITRLGILLIVFNIAVNLIIEIVAGISIQDFVMLNSLYITSALPLSMETLQYTAGNANITSAPKLRRVSGGIQHNIQYKSNIATIIFRLPSNCQPPTVYVNGKAYIPSIHSVLGYVLELTANSMITVNDTVCRGITYTPVVNTIQAEVGKVKIVSFIPMSNMLHTPSKVLMKTNLNDWDPKVWVNRTLSIYNIKKVIGEGGNGYVLKGEVEGKDVAIKVFKLYGGKPEEYFNELTSEASSLINLSNHDNIVKIYAINVDSFVIKEILNDKTDLYLTNPPMIVMELMEGGTLKDILEDDTFFYSSRWEKAVMKAICEVANALDYIHSQGFVHMDVKPQNIFLDVKPEDPSDLDFVNFKLGDLGSAVKVNGRVKQITPEYAPPDVFEGNARPDFDIFALGMTAYVLLTRKIDRPDLNEMNEAVDCYVKGDMDCVKKAVRKAELMRWNFSIDPAVDNTIKSMISINPSKRPTARDVVRMIRGFNPTIC, encoded by the coding sequence GTGAATGGCTATAATGATAATAAAGCAATTGCTAGCGCCCTTTTTGGGATATTCTTATATTTATGGACGGCTTCAATATCTTTAGCGTTACCCGTACACGATTCATCAAACTTACTCATTATCTATGCTATAACGTGGTTTGTTGCTTTGACGATGTTCTTTTTTATAGACATTTCACCTAGAATGTTTAAATCGCTTGTCTACATCTTTCTAATTACCTACCTCTATCCCATCATATACGTTTTCTTTACAGAGCCTGGATTAACATACTTCGCTGCCGTAGTGACTGCTTATTTCTCAATCCTCGGGATAATTCCTGGATTATTACTCATGTATAGCGGGAAGAGAGAAAGAATGATAACCAGACTGGGGATCTTACTGATTGTATTTAATATTGCAGTCAACTTAATTATTGAGATCGTTGCAGGGATTTCTATACAAGATTTTGTCATGCTTAATTCTTTGTATATTACCTCAGCCCTCCCGTTGAGTATGGAAACGCTACAATACACTGCCGGAAATGCCAATATTACTTCAGCCCCCAAATTAAGAAGAGTATCAGGTGGTATACAGCACAATATACAGTATAAATCCAATATAGCTACCATAATATTCAGATTACCTTCAAACTGCCAACCACCGACAGTATATGTGAATGGAAAGGCATATATTCCTAGTATTCATTCCGTTCTAGGTTACGTCCTAGAGTTAACTGCTAACTCGATGATAACTGTTAACGATACTGTATGCCGTGGTATAACTTATACTCCAGTCGTAAATACCATACAAGCCGAGGTAGGTAAAGTTAAGATAGTTAGCTTCATACCTATGTCGAATATGCTTCATACTCCATCCAAAGTCCTCATGAAGACAAATCTGAACGACTGGGACCCGAAAGTATGGGTAAATAGAACGCTTTCCATTTATAATATTAAAAAGGTAATAGGAGAAGGCGGAAACGGCTATGTACTAAAGGGTGAGGTAGAAGGTAAGGATGTAGCTATTAAGGTGTTTAAACTTTACGGCGGTAAGCCGGAAGAATACTTTAATGAACTCACAAGTGAGGCTTCAAGCTTAATAAATCTCTCTAACCATGATAATATCGTAAAGATTTATGCAATCAACGTTGACTCCTTCGTCATAAAAGAGATATTGAACGATAAGACTGACCTGTATTTAACTAACCCGCCTATGATAGTAATGGAGTTAATGGAAGGTGGAACTTTAAAGGATATATTGGAGGATGATACGTTCTTCTATAGCTCCAGATGGGAGAAGGCTGTAATGAAGGCTATTTGTGAAGTAGCAAATGCACTGGACTATATTCACTCTCAAGGTTTTGTACATATGGACGTAAAGCCTCAGAATATCTTCCTTGACGTTAAGCCTGAAGATCCATCAGATCTAGATTTCGTGAACTTTAAGCTAGGAGATTTGGGCAGTGCAGTTAAGGTAAACGGTAGGGTTAAGCAAATAACTCCTGAGTATGCTCCACCGGACGTGTTCGAAGGTAATGCAAGGCCTGACTTTGACATATTCGCACTAGGTATGACCGCTTACGTCCTCCTAACGCGTAAGATAGACAGACCAGACTTAAACGAGATGAATGAGGCTGTTGACTGTTATGTGAAGGGTGACATGGATTGCGTGAAAAAAGCTGTTAGAAAGGCTGAGCTAATGAGGTGGAACTTTAGTATAGATCCTGCAGTAGATAATACAATTAAATCTATGATCTCAATAAACCCTAGCAAAAGGCCTACAGCAAGAGATGTAGTACGTATGATAAGGGGATTTAACCCCACCATTTGTTAA
- a CDS encoding zinc ribbon domain-containing protein, with protein MVKYCPKCGTVNDDNADKCSVCGHEFSPDLLDEVNVESRNKFESQARGAIPVESSLSLIPTMYDE; from the coding sequence ATGGTTAAGTATTGTCCAAAATGTGGAACTGTTAATGATGATAATGCTGATAAATGCAGTGTATGTGGTCATGAATTTTCACCAGATCTATTAGACGAAGTAAATGTTGAAAGTAGGAATAAGTTTGAATCTCAAGCTAGGGGAGCTATTCCTGTAGAATCATCATTATCATTAATACCAACAATGTATGATGAGTGA
- a CDS encoding CopG family transcriptional regulator: MSKTIVISVRIPEELKRELEKYNIDEAEVIRKALLNEVKKAKAKELEKQIDDEVLSKIRVEDVVKSIREDRDSR, encoded by the coding sequence ATGAGCAAGACTATAGTTATTTCTGTTAGAATTCCTGAGGAGTTGAAGAGAGAGCTTGAGAAATATAATATAGACGAGGCAGAGGTGATAAGGAAAGCTTTGTTAAACGAGGTAAAAAAGGCTAAAGCTAAGGAGTTGGAAAAACAGATAGATGATGAAGTTTTAAGCAAAATAAGAGTAGAAGACGTAGTTAAAAGTATTAGAGAGGACAGAGATAGCAGATGA
- a CDS encoding PaREP1 family protein yields MEVTKPWVDDKKYKQDRLAEAKYEAELAKRFLEDGLIRNAAGKAFQAWKALLASLSVDYIQELSKYFKGKKKMRDGRIVDYVEWIVALMPTSKMSNVAQILDSLVGNNIEAYTDIAIKLHEFQYNGLDKSGEISRYSSIEFVKMDLEKLLKAIEKFMTS; encoded by the coding sequence GTGGAAGTAACAAAACCTTGGGTTGATGATAAGAAATATAAACAAGACAGATTAGCAGAGGCTAAATATGAAGCTGAGCTCGCTAAGAGGTTTTTAGAAGACGGGCTAATTAGAAATGCTGCAGGTAAGGCTTTTCAAGCCTGGAAAGCCTTGTTGGCTTCGCTTTCCGTAGACTATATACAAGAACTTTCTAAGTATTTTAAAGGAAAGAAGAAGATGAGAGACGGAAGAATAGTAGATTATGTAGAGTGGATAGTTGCGTTAATGCCCACTAGTAAAATGAGTAACGTAGCTCAAATTCTTGATAGTTTAGTAGGGAATAATATAGAAGCTTATACTGATATTGCAATTAAACTTCACGAATTTCAATATAACGGTTTAGATAAAAGTGGAGAGATAAGCAGATATTCATCAATAGAATTCGTAAAAATGGACTTGGAAAAACTACTGAAAGCTATTGAAAAATTTATGACTAGCTAG
- the treH1 gene encoding alpha,alpha-trehalase TreH1, protein MKSLPCINNEFTGALIKGTDIVWLTFPRYDSPSVFSSILDPQRGGHFFISGEVVKQEYVVPNVLSTTLKDGSEITDLLLHGEHGLVRKIIAKNPLKVSILPAFNYGKSPATVERLSNKVFKFSNPESSEFLEVHLLFDKLDQISENSWTVYGEGYIYMGYFKDDRFGIFGKRELKFDVARGFERTITFWRNTMKRGRSKGKIAEIEIDGYNGDQLLDAYQTSVGVLLGLLYNPTGAIVAAPTTSLPEIEGGSRNWDYRFAWVRDSSIVADALISAGFSAEARRIIEFFSRMVSFTSKPFIYPLYSIDGSVPPKEEEIPWLSGYENSKPVRVGNAAAGQLQLDLEGFFLDAFYKYYEATGDENYIKSHTDVIEYIADWVSENWQLEDVGIWEERGVQGHYTHSKVMMWVALDRAGKLMNAIGKENPWKETRHEIKEWVLQNGVNNGIFVKKVGSNEVDAALLTVPIYGFIDVQDETFLNTLKEIEKQLLYRGQLKRYKRDFLGEAKYPFVLASLWLARVYIRLGRLQEAKNIIKGILNATSGIYLVGEHIDPDREEFTGNYPQAFAQANLILALDELAEAEKKEDKS, encoded by the coding sequence GTGAAATCTCTACCTTGCATTAATAACGAATTTACTGGGGCATTAATAAAAGGCACTGACATAGTCTGGTTAACATTCCCAAGATACGACTCGCCCTCAGTCTTTTCCTCAATTTTAGACCCTCAGAGGGGAGGTCATTTTTTCATCTCCGGAGAAGTAGTAAAACAAGAATACGTAGTCCCAAACGTACTCTCAACTACATTAAAAGACGGTAGCGAAATTACAGACTTACTTTTGCACGGAGAGCACGGACTCGTTAGGAAAATAATTGCAAAAAATCCCCTCAAAGTCTCTATCCTCCCTGCCTTTAACTACGGTAAAAGTCCTGCAACTGTAGAAAGACTGTCTAACAAAGTATTCAAGTTCTCCAATCCAGAGAGTTCAGAATTCCTAGAAGTCCACTTACTTTTCGACAAACTAGACCAAATTTCTGAAAACTCTTGGACCGTTTACGGAGAAGGTTACATTTACATGGGATATTTTAAGGACGACAGGTTCGGAATCTTCGGAAAGAGGGAGTTAAAGTTTGACGTTGCCAGGGGATTTGAAAGGACTATAACTTTCTGGAGGAATACTATGAAGAGGGGAAGGAGTAAGGGAAAAATTGCTGAAATCGAAATTGATGGATATAACGGAGATCAATTACTTGACGCCTACCAAACTTCCGTAGGAGTTCTTTTAGGACTGCTTTATAATCCAACGGGTGCAATAGTTGCAGCTCCTACAACTTCTCTTCCTGAGATTGAAGGAGGTTCAAGGAACTGGGATTACCGTTTTGCTTGGGTTAGAGATTCTTCAATAGTTGCAGATGCATTAATTTCTGCAGGATTTTCAGCAGAGGCTAGGAGGATAATAGAATTCTTCTCTAGGATGGTGTCGTTTACATCAAAACCATTCATATATCCTTTATATTCAATAGACGGCTCTGTTCCTCCTAAAGAGGAAGAAATACCTTGGCTTTCTGGGTATGAAAACTCAAAACCAGTAAGAGTTGGAAACGCTGCTGCAGGACAATTACAGCTGGATTTAGAGGGCTTCTTCCTCGACGCCTTCTATAAGTACTATGAAGCTACTGGTGACGAAAATTACATAAAGAGCCACACAGACGTAATAGAATACATTGCAGACTGGGTTTCTGAAAACTGGCAGTTAGAAGACGTAGGAATATGGGAAGAAAGAGGAGTACAAGGACATTACACTCATTCTAAAGTAATGATGTGGGTAGCACTGGATAGGGCAGGGAAATTAATGAATGCAATAGGCAAGGAAAATCCGTGGAAGGAGACTAGACATGAAATTAAGGAATGGGTATTGCAAAACGGAGTAAATAACGGAATATTTGTAAAGAAAGTAGGAAGTAATGAAGTTGATGCCGCTCTGCTCACAGTACCTATCTACGGTTTCATAGACGTGCAAGACGAGACTTTCTTAAACACCTTGAAGGAAATTGAGAAGCAGTTGCTTTACAGAGGTCAGCTAAAGAGGTATAAGAGGGACTTCCTAGGAGAGGCGAAGTATCCATTCGTTTTAGCTTCACTATGGTTAGCAAGAGTATACATAAGGTTAGGGAGACTCCAAGAGGCAAAGAATATTATTAAAGGAATACTTAACGCAACGAGCGGAATTTACCTAGTTGGTGAACACATTGATCCAGATAGGGAAGAGTTCACTGGAAATTACCCACAAGCTTTTGCTCAGGCTAATTTAATACTAGCTCTAGATGAGTTAGCTGAAGCTGAAAAGAAGGAGGATAAGAGTTAA
- a CDS encoding SPFH domain-containing protein, with protein MSFRGQVVSTELENGASLMPQDSIIFRYPKENITSKSLFIVQPTERCIVIIQGQIAGDLPPGTHNIQSPANPVSAFLSKFRYQSLPYDTVVYFVSTTRHEVRVAGISQTDDLVPLEYEVAVYFRVQNPSLLVTNVQFGSQYFKDTDLALYINPIIDQDVSQVLNNVKLVDVFKKFADITTAVTAGLKTFLSEIGIDLISVRITKLIPQDPELRRILQLRDLGIEISDAIRLGLARVLAERSDPSSVNMALGTPYFPQLSTIVIGGYYYPYLGGAPTTHTTPAPPTHSGPVENPAPTQMPTVQSVLRAVLGGGK; from the coding sequence ATGTCATTTAGAGGTCAAGTTGTAAGTACTGAACTTGAGAATGGAGCTTCCTTAATGCCTCAAGACTCTATAATTTTTAGGTATCCAAAGGAGAACATAACTTCAAAATCACTATTTATAGTTCAACCTACTGAGAGGTGCATAGTAATAATCCAAGGTCAAATAGCAGGGGACCTTCCTCCTGGAACTCACAATATTCAATCACCGGCAAATCCTGTTTCAGCGTTTTTATCAAAGTTTAGATACCAATCCTTACCTTACGATACCGTAGTTTACTTTGTTTCTACAACAAGGCACGAAGTTAGAGTTGCAGGAATAAGCCAGACTGACGATTTAGTTCCATTAGAGTATGAAGTCGCAGTCTATTTTAGAGTCCAGAACCCTTCACTGCTAGTGACTAATGTACAGTTCGGTTCACAATACTTTAAGGACACTGATTTAGCTCTGTATATTAACCCAATAATAGACCAGGACGTAAGCCAAGTTTTAAATAATGTGAAATTAGTAGACGTATTTAAGAAATTCGCAGATATAACAACTGCAGTTACTGCAGGTTTAAAGACTTTCCTCAGCGAAATAGGAATAGATTTAATCTCAGTAAGAATAACGAAGCTAATACCTCAAGATCCAGAGCTTAGGAGGATATTACAGTTAAGGGACTTAGGAATTGAAATAAGTGACGCAATAAGGTTAGGTTTAGCCAGAGTTTTAGCGGAGAGGAGTGATCCCTCAAGCGTTAATATGGCTTTGGGGACTCCTTACTTCCCTCAGTTATCAACAATAGTAATAGGTGGATATTATTACCCATATTTAGGAGGAGCACCTACTACGCACACTACACCTGCTCCGCCAACTCATAGTGGGCCTGTAGAAAATCCTGCCCCAACTCAAATGCCAACAGTTCAATCAGTACTTAGGGCTGTTCTAGGAGGTGGTAAGTAA
- a CDS encoding APC family permease has translation MNDQNPVEINKSRTKSKLSTADLFFLSFGGQAPFISLLTFGTVMISLVGTQGAFAMLIATAVVALNGIVVQRLSSRFKKGGGYYTYAYYALTERLGTSTGWVYLAYALSYGGTLLAGGAYVLYSILNILPFTPGILLNQWLLALIVSGLASGLVIAGVNASAKYAMVMSTAEMIALVALSIFFLRDSGWHFYNPFSGSLSPSLFEAVVFGLGIPTGYGSIAPLGYDASSKSIGKVAVAVVFYGGLLATFFFYSLGAVDFTGNLVQYLLTDFGIIGAITLGFIALNDGTLGGMAYILANSRTVKAMSENKVFPSMLAKDVNGKPLYAEILIAGIFTSIVVVLTYFMNLYNVFLILGGLAGISNLFIHGSADLSLVRITAKRANKHWWEVSVGVLASLISIGVLIYSFAGFSPIMINIFLGWIVLGFFYLEIKEMLSSSSEE, from the coding sequence ATGAACGATCAAAATCCAGTAGAGATTAACAAAAGCAGAACAAAGAGCAAACTTTCTACTGCGGACTTATTTTTCCTCTCCTTTGGCGGTCAAGCTCCTTTTATCTCCCTACTTACCTTCGGTACTGTAATGATATCCTTGGTCGGAACTCAAGGAGCTTTTGCAATGTTAATAGCGACTGCAGTAGTGGCATTAAACGGAATAGTCGTCCAAAGGCTGAGCAGCAGGTTCAAGAAGGGTGGAGGTTATTACACTTACGCTTACTATGCACTTACGGAAAGGTTGGGAACAAGCACAGGGTGGGTTTACCTAGCTTATGCGCTCTCTTATGGAGGAACTCTATTAGCAGGCGGTGCTTACGTACTTTACTCCATTCTTAATATTCTTCCTTTTACTCCTGGAATTTTGCTTAACCAGTGGCTACTAGCGTTAATTGTGAGCGGTCTAGCTTCTGGGCTAGTAATAGCTGGAGTTAATGCTTCAGCTAAATACGCAATGGTAATGTCCACAGCTGAAATGATAGCTTTAGTAGCACTATCGATATTTTTTCTAAGAGATTCTGGATGGCATTTCTATAATCCGTTTTCAGGAAGTCTCTCTCCTTCACTTTTTGAGGCAGTAGTCTTTGGGCTGGGAATTCCTACTGGTTACGGGTCAATTGCGCCCTTAGGTTACGATGCTTCGTCAAAGAGCATAGGAAAAGTTGCCGTCGCTGTGGTATTTTACGGAGGACTGCTAGCTACATTCTTCTTTTATTCTCTCGGGGCAGTAGACTTTACCGGAAACCTAGTTCAGTACCTTTTAACAGATTTTGGAATAATAGGCGCAATAACCCTGGGTTTCATAGCGTTAAACGACGGGACTTTAGGAGGAATGGCTTATATCCTAGCAAATTCGAGGACTGTGAAGGCTATGTCTGAAAATAAAGTTTTTCCTTCGATGCTTGCAAAAGACGTTAATGGAAAGCCGTTATATGCTGAGATTTTGATAGCTGGAATATTCACTTCTATCGTAGTAGTTTTAACATATTTTATGAACTTATACAATGTATTCCTAATATTAGGAGGTTTAGCAGGAATATCTAACTTATTTATACACGGCTCAGCAGATTTATCCTTAGTTAGGATAACCGCAAAGAGGGCTAATAAACACTGGTGGGAGGTAAGCGTAGGAGTATTAGCGTCTTTAATAAGTATAGGAGTGCTAATTTATTCTTTTGCCGGATTTTCACCAATAATGATAAATATATTCTTAGGTTGGATAGTTTTGGGCTTCTTCTACTTAGAAATTAAGGAAATGCTTTCATCATCCTCAGAAGAATAA
- a CDS encoding PaREP1 family protein → MQIENWIKEANDLLSRGDVVQASEKYYKAAEEAIKLLTIRKNLNILRTVESQKRWTSSTLFEAAKNLGVYKIWHSAWYLHVFGFHEMILDKNDVEKISKVVKKILSLI, encoded by the coding sequence TTGCAAATAGAGAATTGGATAAAAGAAGCTAATGATCTTCTTTCTAGGGGTGACGTTGTTCAAGCTTCTGAAAAGTATTATAAGGCTGCTGAGGAGGCAATAAAACTCCTAACAATAAGGAAAAATCTTAACATATTAAGAACTGTGGAAAGCCAAAAAAGATGGACGTCTTCTACATTATTTGAAGCTGCAAAGAACTTGGGAGTATACAAAATCTGGCATTCTGCCTGGTATTTACATGTTTTTGGATTTCATGAAATGATATTAGATAAAAATGATGTAGAAAAGATTTCTAAAGTAGTAAAGAAAATATTATCTCTGATATAA
- a CDS encoding type II toxin-antitoxin system VapC family toxin, translating to MSYVFDASSIFRLIVEKRIALLGGNYTVPLVKFELGNAVWKEVILHKRLSDDEGLKLINFISKVLETMNVIDVDEVKVEKVALDYKISYYDASYVQLSMDLSLPIVTEDKKLTDKVKSKVNVLSVNEINS from the coding sequence ATGAGTTATGTTTTTGATGCTTCTTCAATATTTAGATTAATCGTCGAAAAGAGAATTGCATTACTAGGAGGTAATTACACGGTTCCTTTGGTCAAGTTTGAATTAGGAAACGCTGTTTGGAAAGAAGTGATCTTACATAAAAGGCTAAGTGATGATGAGGGACTTAAGTTAATTAATTTTATATCAAAAGTATTGGAAACAATGAACGTAATAGACGTAGATGAGGTAAAAGTCGAAAAAGTTGCATTAGATTATAAGATCTCATATTATGACGCATCATACGTCCAACTATCAATGGATTTATCATTACCCATAGTTACGGAAGATAAAAAACTTACAGACAAGGTTAAGAGTAAGGTTAATGTACTTTCAGTTAATGAAATTAATAGTTAG
- a CDS encoding mechanosensitive ion channel family protein, which produces MLKFYKKFIIGILISFSLFALNLFLLSIKNVSTDVIITTRALSIVIGGIYFTIIISDGVREALERKPTKSTAVVIVPNIVKYLGYILVFIGVLAVFGVTSAEALAGGTFAGLVLGLALQPVLENFFAGILIITTGFVSIGDHIRILNSQIPYMPANLPPYKFFSREYIEQGLEGTVAEIDLFYSRLILENGREFRIPNSLLLKSSVVDYTSKLSKKLYVSIRVEFPLDKVDLNSLLEEVKEELKDFEIEEGPYLSEQSDKENVIVSLRIVTDVDNWKKAKSEALKRLLLLRSRIIKAVTINKT; this is translated from the coding sequence ATGCTAAAGTTCTATAAAAAATTCATTATAGGAATTTTAATTTCTTTCTCACTTTTTGCATTAAATTTATTCTTACTGAGTATAAAAAACGTATCAACTGACGTTATAATAACGACGAGAGCTTTAAGCATAGTTATAGGAGGAATTTACTTTACAATAATCATTTCAGACGGAGTAAGGGAAGCCCTTGAAAGGAAACCAACAAAGTCAACTGCCGTAGTTATAGTTCCTAATATTGTAAAATACTTAGGTTACATTCTGGTTTTCATAGGAGTCCTTGCAGTCTTCGGCGTAACTTCTGCAGAAGCGTTAGCTGGAGGAACTTTTGCAGGTCTCGTCTTAGGTTTAGCCTTACAGCCAGTGTTAGAAAACTTCTTTGCCGGAATACTCATTATAACTACGGGATTTGTCTCTATAGGAGACCACATAAGGATTCTAAATTCTCAAATACCTTACATGCCAGCAAACCTTCCTCCTTACAAGTTTTTCTCAAGAGAATACATAGAACAAGGGTTAGAAGGGACTGTTGCTGAGATTGACCTCTTTTACTCAAGGCTTATCTTAGAGAACGGTAGGGAGTTTAGAATCCCTAATTCCCTCCTTTTAAAATCTTCAGTAGTTGACTACACTTCAAAGCTGTCTAAGAAGCTTTACGTAAGTATAAGAGTAGAATTTCCTTTGGATAAAGTTGACTTAAACTCGTTACTGGAGGAGGTTAAAGAGGAATTGAAGGATTTCGAAATTGAGGAAGGACCATATTTGAGTGAGCAGAGCGATAAAGAGAACGTTATAGTATCTTTGAGGATAGTCACTGACGTAGATAACTGGAAAAAGGCAAAGTCTGAAGCACTTAAGAGACTACTCCTCCTGAGAAGTAGGATAATAAAGGCGGTAACAATAAACAAAACCTAA
- a CDS encoding PaREP1 family protein, giving the protein MLIQTSSDVLLSIADDLLSRGDVVQASEKYYKAAEEAIKLLTINLGLKDILNAAKETGWDLATLHKAVVEICKKMNNEDIFEYWESAIVLLTVENLSLDAVKDEAENVRKLVKISDEIANRELDKRS; this is encoded by the coding sequence ATGCTAATTCAAACTTCCTCTGACGTATTATTATCAATTGCTGATGATCTTCTTTCTAGGGGTGACGTTGTTCAAGCTTCTGAAAAGTATTATAAGGCTGCTGAGGAGGCAATAAAACTCCTAACAATAAACTTAGGATTAAAGGATATTCTTAATGCTGCCAAGGAAACTGGCTGGGATTTAGCGACTTTACATAAAGCTGTTGTGGAAATATGTAAAAAAATGAATAATGAGGATATATTTGAGTATTGGGAATCCGCAATAGTATTACTTACCGTAGAGAATTTAAGTTTAGATGCAGTAAAAGATGAGGCAGAAAACGTGAGGAAACTTGTTAAAATCAGCGACGAAATTGCAAATAGAGAATTGGATAAAAGAAGCTAA